One Bacteroidales bacterium DNA segment encodes these proteins:
- a CDS encoding VWA domain-containing protein: MFRFENINYLYGLILIPLLVGLYLLYLVWKKRAISKFGDIDVIKNLFSDYSSALNLIKFIILLFAFTFIILAIANPQVGSKIEKVKRKGVDLMIALDVSNSMLAEDIKPNRLIRAKQAISKLIDRFEDDRIGIIVFAGKAYTQLPITTDYAATDLFMSNVNTDIIPVQGTAIGAAIALAVESFPKENTKRSRAIIIITDGENHEDDAIASAKEVAKKDIVIYTIGMGSPEGVPIPQKYSGMAMGYKKDREGNTVVTKLDEAQLQQIAKAGNGVYARATNTDIGLNAIFDEIGKMQKKEIETKVYSDYEDYFQPCIAIALFFVILEILLLERKYKWMKNVKFFEVKKNN, translated from the coding sequence ATGTTTCGATTTGAAAATATAAATTATCTCTACGGATTAATATTAATTCCTTTGTTGGTGGGGTTGTATTTGCTTTATCTTGTTTGGAAGAAAAGAGCAATCAGCAAATTTGGAGATATTGATGTTATAAAAAATTTATTTTCTGATTATTCATCCGCACTTAATCTGATAAAATTTATTATTTTACTTTTTGCATTTACCTTTATTATACTTGCAATTGCTAATCCACAGGTAGGTTCAAAAATCGAAAAAGTAAAACGAAAAGGTGTTGACCTGATGATTGCACTTGATGTTTCAAACAGCATGCTTGCCGAGGATATTAAGCCGAACAGATTAATTCGGGCAAAACAGGCAATTTCAAAACTTATTGACAGATTTGAAGATGACAGAATCGGAATTATTGTTTTTGCTGGGAAAGCATATACGCAATTACCTATAACAACCGATTATGCAGCTACTGATTTATTCATGTCAAATGTAAATACTGATATTATTCCCGTTCAAGGAACAGCGATTGGTGCGGCAATTGCTCTTGCGGTAGAATCTTTTCCAAAAGAAAACACAAAAAGAAGCAGAGCAATAATAATTATTACAGATGGCGAAAACCACGAGGATGATGCAATTGCTTCAGCTAAAGAAGTTGCAAAAAAAGATATTGTCATTTATACTATCGGCATGGGCTCGCCTGAAGGCGTTCCTATACCTCAAAAATATTCGGGAATGGCAATGGGTTACAAAAAAGATAGAGAAGGGAATACTGTAGTTACAAAACTTGATGAAGCACAATTGCAGCAGATAGCTAAAGCTGGCAACGGTGTATACGCGAGAGCAACAAACACAGATATAGGACTTAATGCAATATTCGATGAAATTGGAAAAATGCAAAAGAAAGAAATTGAAACAAAAGTTTATTCGGATTACGAGGACTATTTCCAGCCGTGTATTGCAATTGCATTATTTTTTGTTATTTTAGAAATTTTATTGCTCGAAAGAAAATATAAATGGATGAAAAACGTTAAGTTTTTTGAAGTGAAAAAAAATAATTAA
- a CDS encoding VWA domain-containing protein, with product MEYLKEYFFLKTYHNEYYLLLLLIIPALLAWYLYKRKKINAALQISTIEGFDKKNKTMRQRLQHILFVLRIIIVALLIIALARPQSSKSRKDVTVEGIDIVLTMDISGSMLAEDFKPNRLEAAKEVAMEFIDGRPDDRIGLVVFSGESFTQCPLTTDHIVLKNLFSKIESGMIEDGTAIGDGLATSVNRLKNSKAKSKVIILLTDGVNNRGFIDPITAAEIIKKFGIRVYTIGVGKIGMAPYPFKTPFGIQYENIEVKIDEPLLKNISAMTDGKYFRAINKTKLREIYSEIDKLEKSKIDVTEYHKKQEKYLPLVLLVAFLFLGEIVLRYTYFKQIP from the coding sequence ATGGAATATCTGAAAGAATATTTCTTTTTAAAAACATATCACAACGAATATTATTTGCTTTTGCTGCTCATTATTCCGGCATTGTTAGCGTGGTATTTGTATAAGCGAAAGAAAATAAATGCAGCTCTTCAAATTTCAACTATTGAGGGATTTGATAAAAAAAATAAAACAATGCGACAGAGATTGCAACACATTTTATTTGTTTTAAGAATTATAATTGTTGCATTGCTGATTATTGCTCTTGCCCGCCCGCAATCGAGCAAAAGCAGAAAAGATGTTACCGTTGAAGGCATTGATATTGTTTTAACAATGGATATTTCGGGCAGTATGCTTGCCGAGGACTTTAAGCCAAACCGCCTTGAAGCTGCAAAAGAAGTTGCAATGGAATTTATTGACGGCAGACCTGATGACAGAATTGGACTTGTTGTATTCAGCGGAGAAAGCTTTACTCAATGTCCTTTGACTACCGACCACATAGTATTAAAAAATCTTTTCAGCAAAATAGAAAGCGGAATGATTGAAGACGGAACCGCTATTGGCGATGGTTTGGCAACTTCCGTAAACCGCCTGAAAAACAGTAAAGCAAAAAGTAAAGTTATAATTCTTTTAACCGATGGCGTTAATAACAGAGGTTTCATTGACCCTATAACTGCTGCCGAAATAATTAAAAAATTCGGAATAAGAGTTTATACCATTGGCGTGGGTAAAATTGGGATGGCACCTTATCCGTTTAAAACACCTTTCGGAATTCAGTATGAAAATATTGAAGTTAAAATTGACGAGCCATTACTGAAAAATATTTCGGCAATGACTGATGGCAAGTATTTTCGCGCTATAAATAAAACTAAATTAAGGGAAATTTATTCCGAAATAGATAAACTCGAAAAATCAAAAATTGATGTTACCGAATATCATAAAAAACAAGAAAAATATTTACCATTGGTTTTGCTTGTGGCATTTTTGTTTTTGGGTGAAATTGTTTTGAGATATACTTATTTCAAACAAATACCTTAA
- a CDS encoding DUF58 domain-containing protein: METSELLKKVRKIEIKTRGLSHHIFSGEYHSAFKGKGMTFSEVREYTFGDDTRMIDWNVTARFNHPFVKVFEEERELTVMVLIDVSNSGIFGTKKQFKRDVITEIAAVLAFSAIQNNDKVGVLFFSNKIEKFIPPKKGTTHILRIIRELLTFESQNKETSITEALRYFTNAIKKRCIAFLISDFIDKDFDNALKIAGKKHDLVALKIYDKREKEIPSLGLVKLKDAETENIISVDTSSRNVRESYNKWWLINESKLYEIFSKSGVDFVNIRTDEDYIKPLMRLFKKRGTK; this comes from the coding sequence GTGGAAACTTCCGAGCTTTTAAAAAAGGTCAGAAAAATTGAAATTAAAACACGAGGACTATCCCATCATATTTTTTCGGGTGAGTATCACAGTGCTTTTAAAGGCAAAGGAATGACCTTCAGTGAAGTTCGCGAATACACTTTCGGTGATGATACAAGAATGATTGACTGGAACGTTACTGCCCGTTTTAATCACCCATTTGTAAAAGTTTTTGAAGAAGAAAGAGAACTGACGGTTATGGTTTTGATAGATGTCAGCAACTCGGGAATTTTTGGAACTAAAAAACAATTTAAAAGAGATGTGATTACTGAAATTGCGGCAGTACTTGCTTTTTCGGCAATTCAGAATAATGATAAAGTTGGAGTGCTCTTTTTCAGCAATAAAATTGAAAAATTTATTCCACCAAAAAAAGGAACAACACACATACTCAGAATTATCAGGGAACTGCTCACATTTGAATCACAAAATAAAGAAACAAGTATTACAGAAGCATTAAGATATTTTACAAACGCAATTAAAAAAAGATGTATTGCATTTTTAATTTCAGATTTTATTGATAAGGATTTTGATAATGCTCTGAAAATAGCAGGAAAGAAGCATGATTTAGTCGCATTGAAAATCTATGACAAAAGAGAAAAAGAAATTCCGTCTTTAGGTTTGGTAAAACTTAAAGATGCAGAAACAGAAAATATTATTTCTGTTGATACTTCAAGCAGGAATGTAAGAGAATCATATAACAAATGGTGGCTTATAAATGAATCTAAACTTTATGAAATATTTTCAAAAAGCGGTGTTGATTTTGTCAATATCAGAACTGATGAGGATTATATTAAGCCATTGATGAGGTTGTTTAAGAAAAGAGGAACAAAATAG
- a CDS encoding MoxR family ATPase → MQEHIDIKELNERIQRESSFIDILTMEINKVIIGQKQMLERLLIGLLSNGHILLEGVPGLAKTLAIKSLAECINAKFSRIQFTPDLLPADLVGTMIFSPKKEEFFVKKGPLFSNFILADEINRAPAKVQSALLEAMQERQITIGENTYKLEEPFLVLATQNPIEQEGTYPLPEAQVDRFMLKIVITYPSKEEEKLIIRENIAEKFPTVNKVLSPEDIIKARNIVREVYMDEKIETYITDIVFATRFPENYKLQNLKELISYGASPRASIYLALASKAYAFIKRRGYVIPEDVRAVCHDVLRHRIGLTYEAEAENVNSEDIINQVLNTVEVP, encoded by the coding sequence ATGCAGGAACATATTGATATAAAAGAATTAAACGAACGCATTCAGCGTGAATCTTCTTTCATCGACATTCTGACAATGGAAATAAATAAAGTTATCATTGGTCAGAAACAAATGCTCGAACGGCTTTTAATCGGCTTGCTTTCGAATGGACATATACTTTTGGAAGGGGTTCCGGGATTGGCAAAAACTCTTGCCATTAAATCTCTTGCAGAATGTATAAACGCAAAATTCAGCAGAATTCAATTTACACCTGATTTGCTTCCGGCTGACCTTGTAGGCACAATGATTTTCAGTCCAAAAAAGGAAGAATTTTTTGTAAAAAAAGGACCTCTTTTTTCAAATTTTATTTTAGCCGATGAAATAAATCGTGCTCCGGCAAAAGTACAGAGTGCTTTATTGGAAGCAATGCAGGAACGCCAGATTACAATTGGCGAAAATACATACAAACTTGAAGAGCCGTTTTTAGTTCTTGCCACTCAAAATCCTATAGAGCAGGAAGGAACATATCCTTTGCCTGAAGCGCAGGTTGACCGTTTCATGCTGAAAATTGTAATCACTTATCCTTCGAAAGAAGAAGAAAAACTTATTATAAGAGAAAATATTGCAGAAAAATTCCCAACGGTAAATAAGGTGTTAAGTCCTGAAGATATTATTAAAGCAAGAAACATCGTGAGAGAAGTATACATGGACGAAAAAATCGAAACTTATATAACCGACATTGTTTTTGCAACAAGATTTCCCGAAAATTATAAATTACAAAATTTAAAAGAATTGATTAGTTATGGTGCCTCACCGCGTGCAAGCATTTATCTTGCACTTGCATCAAAAGCTTATGCTTTCATAAAACGCAGAGGTTATGTAATTCCCGAAGATGTGCGAGCAGTTTGTCATGATGTGCTGCGTCACCGAATTGGCTTGACTTACGAAGCAGAAGCCGAAAACGTAAACAGCGAAGACATAATCAATCAGGTGCTGAATACGGTTGAAGTACCTTGA
- a CDS encoding SET domain-containing protein, whose protein sequence is MKIELKKIDKSFGIYSTSEILKDEIIFKVERIKIIENPTRYSLQIDVGKHVEVHEKIEISDNLDSLWQYMNHACEPNCYFKTEDMTFRAKHKIAEEEHLTFNYLTTEYDMAAPFKCDCKSENCFGFIKGFKYLNVEQKLKLINSCAKHLKKINEKSVVGCRLSV, encoded by the coding sequence ATGAAAATAGAACTTAAAAAAATAGATAAAAGTTTCGGAATTTATTCAACATCTGAAATTTTAAAAGATGAAATTATTTTTAAAGTGGAACGCATAAAAATAATTGAAAATCCCACACGATATTCCCTACAGATTGATGTTGGCAAGCACGTTGAAGTTCATGAAAAAATTGAAATAAGCGACAATTTGGATTCTTTATGGCAATACATGAATCATGCGTGTGAACCGAATTGTTATTTCAAAACCGAAGACATGACCTTTCGTGCAAAACATAAAATTGCGGAAGAAGAACATTTAACTTTCAATTATCTCACAACAGAATATGACATGGCTGCACCATTCAAATGCGACTGCAAATCGGAAAATTGTTTTGGTTTTATAAAAGGATTCAAATATTTAAACGTTGAACAAAAATTAAAATTAATAAATTCTTGTGCAAAACATTTGAAGAAAATAAATGAGAAATCAGTTGTTGGTTGTCGGTTGTCAGTATAA
- a CDS encoding diguanylate cyclase, giving the protein MTKNNWIEEFDAAITVCNKEGVIIYMNKKAIATFDKYGGAKLKGTNVLNCHPESARSKLKEMLISEKSNIYTIEKEGIKKIIIQKPWYDKGKQNGIVEISVEIPAQMEHFVRY; this is encoded by the coding sequence ATGACAAAAAACAACTGGATTGAAGAATTTGACGCTGCTATAACCGTATGCAATAAAGAAGGTGTTATTATTTACATGAATAAAAAAGCAATAGCTACATTTGATAAATACGGCGGAGCAAAATTAAAGGGAACAAATGTGTTGAATTGTCATCCCGAATCTGCCCGTTCAAAACTAAAAGAGATGCTTATTTCTGAAAAATCTAACATTTATACCATAGAAAAAGAGGGAATAAAAAAAATAATAATTCAAAAGCCATGGTATGATAAGGGAAAGCAAAACGGTATTGTCGAAATATCTGTTGAAATACCTGCTCAAATGGAGCATTTTGTGAGATATTAA
- a CDS encoding LysM peptidoglycan-binding domain-containing protein produces the protein MKKKNIISFIFFFVSVIAFCQNKLPKDSLKNPDFIKKIITYQKSYLFINYNLNYIEWNDSLAIKSFFEKFLKTDKRKLKILHIGDSHIQADLFTGYVRNRLQEKLGKGGRGFVFPYAAAKTHSAYDYTTSSKGKWEFSRNIFSDASFEMGICGASIHTKDSSASFKFSFRKGELDTSFKIIKIYLKKSEQSFNLKLKACNTELPIELNCNEKNNLPYILIHLAQISDTLKFEINKTDTSQNFLECYGMLIESEKENGILYCSVGINGAGYTSILHEKLLPSQLYEFNPDVVIIDLGANDFYKGPFNKDLMAKNLLSIIDTIRKFSQEPLIIITNSQDIYRRRLNIAACKDFSELTRNIAMQKKCAFYDYYNVSGGRYSMRKWLSNKLAKKDKVHLTTEGYCVKGELFVNAILNSYYFYLTGNRIKTDTLIMPQQKAESEKNKTKKNINNSGQHLTHVVSQGETLSEIALKNHVTVKQIMKLNNLKSDKIKPKMVLIIK, from the coding sequence GTGAAAAAAAAGAATATAATATCTTTTATATTTTTTTTTGTATCTGTAATTGCATTTTGCCAAAATAAATTACCCAAAGATTCTTTAAAAAATCCCGATTTTATTAAAAAGATTATTACTTATCAAAAATCATATCTTTTCATAAATTACAATTTGAATTATATTGAATGGAATGATTCTTTGGCAATAAAATCTTTTTTTGAAAAGTTCCTTAAAACCGATAAAAGAAAACTTAAAATATTACATATAGGTGATTCGCATATTCAGGCGGATTTATTTACAGGATACGTTCGCAACAGATTACAGGAAAAACTTGGCAAAGGTGGCAGAGGATTTGTTTTTCCTTACGCTGCTGCAAAAACTCATTCTGCGTACGATTACACAACTTCAAGTAAAGGCAAATGGGAATTTTCGAGAAATATTTTTTCTGATGCAAGTTTTGAAATGGGAATATGCGGTGCCTCAATTCATACAAAAGACAGTTCTGCTAGTTTTAAATTTTCTTTTCGGAAAGGTGAATTGGACACCAGTTTTAAAATCATTAAAATATATTTAAAAAAATCAGAACAAAGTTTTAATTTAAAACTTAAAGCTTGCAATACAGAATTACCAATAGAATTAAATTGCAATGAGAAAAATAATTTACCTTATATTTTAATTCATCTTGCTCAAATAAGTGATACTCTAAAATTTGAAATTAATAAAACCGACACTTCGCAGAATTTTCTTGAATGTTACGGAATGCTTATCGAATCGGAGAAAGAGAATGGTATTTTATATTGCAGTGTCGGAATAAACGGAGCGGGTTATACAAGTATATTGCATGAAAAACTTTTGCCTTCTCAATTATACGAATTTAATCCCGATGTGGTGATAATTGATTTAGGTGCTAATGATTTTTACAAAGGTCCTTTTAACAAGGATTTGATGGCAAAAAATCTTTTGTCAATTATTGATACGATAAGAAAATTTTCTCAAGAACCATTAATTATAATTACAAATTCGCAGGATATTTACAGAAGAAGATTGAATATTGCTGCATGCAAGGATTTTTCGGAACTTACAAGAAATATTGCAATGCAGAAAAAATGTGCTTTTTACGATTATTACAATGTCAGCGGCGGAAGATATTCAATGCGAAAATGGCTCTCAAATAAACTTGCAAAAAAAGATAAGGTTCATTTAACAACAGAAGGATATTGCGTAAAAGGCGAACTTTTCGTTAATGCAATCTTGAATTCATATTACTTTTATTTAACAGGAAACAGAATAAAAACTGATACTTTAATAATGCCACAGCAAAAAGCAGAATCCGAAAAAAACAAAACTAAAAAAAATATAAATAATTCAGGTCAGCACTTAACCCACGTTGTTTCACAAGGAGAAACACTTTCTGAAATCGCGCTGAAAAATCATGTAACCGTAAAACAAATAATGAAACTTAATAATTTAAAAAGCGATAAAATAAAACCTAAAATGGTGTTGATTATAAAATAG
- a CDS encoding class I SAM-dependent methyltransferase produces the protein MTETENSKLKTTLNYDPIKNILGKVFNKNLFLRILFYKLLDLLLLRTWHIKKVLKKWLADKKNINILDAGSGFGQYSYFLSSFDKSFNILGVDVKKEQIDDCNNFFKKIGKKNITFETTDLTTFQKPYSFDLILCVDVMEHIEEDVKVFENFYASLKMQGMLLISTPSDIGGSDAHDSDDESFIGEHVRNGYNNEDIKNKLLQAGFNNIEVNYSYGKPGKLSWLLSMKYPILLLHMSKLFLIILPFYYIITFPFSFVLNYFDVASKHKSGTGLIVKAEKL, from the coding sequence ATGACCGAAACTGAAAACTCTAAACTGAAAACTACTTTGAACTACGACCCCATAAAAAATATTTTAGGAAAAGTATTTAACAAAAATCTGTTTTTAAGAATCTTGTTTTATAAGTTGCTCGATTTGCTTTTGCTTCGTACATGGCATATAAAAAAAGTATTAAAAAAATGGCTTGCCGATAAAAAAAACATCAATATTCTTGATGCCGGCTCCGGCTTTGGTCAATATTCTTATTTTCTTTCTTCATTTGATAAATCATTTAATATTCTTGGTGTTGATGTAAAAAAAGAACAAATTGATGATTGTAATAATTTTTTTAAAAAAATCGGAAAGAAAAATATAACTTTTGAAACAACTGATTTAACTACGTTTCAAAAACCATATTCATTCGATTTGATTTTATGCGTTGATGTTATGGAGCATATTGAAGAGGATGTTAAAGTATTTGAAAATTTTTATGCTTCATTAAAAATGCAGGGAATGCTGCTGATTTCAACACCTTCGGATATTGGCGGCTCAGATGCCCACGACAGTGATGATGAATCATTCATAGGTGAACATGTTCGTAATGGCTATAATAATGAAGATATAAAAAATAAACTTCTTCAAGCAGGATTTAATAACATTGAAGTAAATTACAGTTACGGAAAGCCCGGAAAATTATCCTGGTTGCTTTCAATGAAATATCCGATATTATTGTTGCATATGTCAAAATTATTTTTAATAATTCTTCCGTTTTATTATATAATTACTTTTCCGTTTAGTTTTGTTCTAAATTACTTTGATGTAGCATCAAAACACAAAAGCGGAACAGGGCTAATAGTAAAAGCAGAAAAACTATAA
- the rbfA gene encoding 30S ribosome-binding factor RbfA, whose product MATTRQNKVARLIQKNLSEIFQQESINYCRGSMITVTKVNVTPDLSIARTNLSIYGTSDKSALLKIVKDDTKEIRHKLAVRIKNQVRIIPNLEFFIDDSLDYIENIEKLLKK is encoded by the coding sequence ATGGCAACAACCCGTCAAAATAAAGTAGCACGTCTTATTCAAAAAAATCTGAGCGAAATATTTCAGCAAGAAAGTATTAATTATTGCAGGGGTTCTATGATTACCGTTACAAAAGTAAATGTAACTCCTGACCTATCAATAGCACGAACTAATCTCAGCATTTATGGAACAAGCGATAAATCCGCACTTTTAAAAATAGTTAAAGATGATACAAAAGAAATAAGACATAAGCTTGCAGTTAGAATTAAAAATCAGGTGAGAATTATTCCAAATCTCGAATTTTTTATTGACGATTCGCTGGATTACATCGAAAACATTGAAAAACTTCTTAAGAAATAA
- a CDS encoding tetratricopeptide repeat protein, giving the protein MLRISNKKTVLILGLSIIFCSFTLKAQDLQTAINLTESEQFESAKTAFENLLKTNSQNGDVYYYYGEYHLKKHFTDTASVSVKDVSEQATANFKNGIQNDPTNPLNYVGLGKIALLFNDAINAKMNFDKAVSLLPSRTNKTSKVTPERQSLTYMRIAEAYIRAESKDTIMVFPLMKKIEDNENKNPEYFLILGDAYLFLLNDGSNAILNYKKAQELDAKSAKAKMRLGQLWVRAKKYTDALGFYKEAIKADSTFAPAYRELAELYYLAGQYDNAKNNYKKYLDLSPGNLYAKVRYASFLFLAKDYNEAINEINEVLEKDQSYTYLYRLLAYSYFESNSQFDKGLNAIEKFYKETKSDKLIPSDYKYYGLLLAKNKKDSMAVIYYKKAIEMDSTFYDLYTNIAISYLKQKKYNESINAFNKKISLHKAGIGDYLNLGTTYYTVKQYGKADTALDYVIKNKPDLLQGWLWKARTNSSIDSTSKEGRAKPFYEKVVEIAKVDSVKNSKEILESYDYFSYYYFKSKDYCGAKKYYEKILAIEPKNEKATNGIAILKRSVPNLRCEEKQ; this is encoded by the coding sequence ATGTTACGAATTTCAAATAAAAAAACTGTTTTGATACTTGGACTAAGTATTATTTTTTGTTCATTTACGCTGAAAGCACAAGATTTGCAAACTGCAATTAATCTTACCGAAAGTGAACAGTTTGAATCAGCAAAAACTGCTTTTGAAAATTTACTGAAAACTAATTCACAAAATGGTGATGTTTATTATTATTACGGTGAATATCATTTAAAAAAACATTTTACAGATACAGCATCTGTTTCTGTTAAGGATGTGAGCGAACAGGCAACAGCTAATTTCAAAAACGGGATACAAAACGACCCGACAAATCCATTGAATTATGTGGGTTTAGGTAAGATTGCCCTGCTATTTAATGATGCTATTAATGCAAAAATGAATTTTGATAAAGCAGTTTCGTTGTTGCCAAGTAGAACAAACAAAACATCAAAAGTAACCCCCGAAAGACAATCATTGACATACATGAGAATTGCCGAAGCTTATATTAGAGCGGAAAGCAAAGATACAATAATGGTTTTTCCATTAATGAAAAAAATTGAGGACAATGAAAATAAAAATCCCGAATATTTTTTAATTCTTGGAGATGCTTATCTGTTCCTGTTAAACGATGGTTCAAATGCAATTCTTAATTACAAAAAAGCACAGGAACTTGATGCTAAATCTGCTAAAGCAAAGATGCGTCTCGGGCAGTTATGGGTTAGAGCAAAAAAATATACCGATGCACTCGGATTTTATAAAGAAGCAATAAAAGCCGATTCAACATTCGCTCCCGCTTATCGCGAACTTGCGGAGCTTTATTATCTAGCAGGACAATATGATAATGCAAAAAATAATTATAAAAAATATCTTGACTTGTCACCGGGTAATCTTTATGCAAAAGTGAGATATGCTTCTTTTTTATTTTTAGCAAAGGACTATAATGAAGCAATAAACGAAATAAACGAAGTTCTCGAAAAAGACCAATCATACACATATTTATATCGCTTACTGGCATATTCGTATTTTGAATCAAATTCACAATTTGACAAAGGACTTAATGCAATTGAAAAATTCTATAAGGAAACAAAATCCGATAAATTAATTCCTTCGGATTATAAATATTATGGCTTGCTTTTAGCAAAGAATAAAAAGGACTCCATGGCTGTTATTTATTATAAAAAAGCAATTGAAATGGATTCTACTTTTTACGATTTATATACGAATATTGCCATCAGCTATTTGAAACAAAAAAAATATAACGAATCCATAAATGCATTCAATAAAAAAATAAGTTTGCATAAAGCCGGTATTGGTGATTATCTCAATCTTGGCACAACTTATTATACAGTAAAGCAATACGGAAAAGCTGACACAGCTCTGGATTATGTTATTAAAAATAAACCTGATTTGTTGCAGGGCTGGCTGTGGAAAGCAAGAACAAATTCTTCAATCGATTCAACAAGCAAAGAAGGAAGGGCAAAACCATTTTATGAAAAAGTTGTGGAAATTGCAAAAGTTGACTCAGTGAAAAACTCAAAAGAAATATTAGAATCTTATGATTACTTTTCATATTATTATTTCAAATCAAAAGATTATTGCGGCGCAAAAAAATATTACGAAAAAATACTTGCTATAGAACCAAAGAATGAAAAGGCAACAAATGGAATTGCAATTTTAAAACGTTCTGTTCCAAATTTGAGATGTGAAGAAAAACAATAA
- a CDS encoding substrate-binding domain-containing protein, whose protein sequence is MRNILKINFAFLLMFAIIFFSNCNNSENKISETPTSGDIKASIEESYKLLFDTEIFTFQTFYKNAKVNAAYKPEGDALDDYFKDSVRFIVINRKLTKDEENKLVSKSIIPRTTKIAYDALAFIVNKNNDDSAFAYEQVKEIFEGKISKWQQINKKSKLSDMVVVFDNNKSCNPRYIKEKFELKNNFPSYCFAVNSNQEVINYVEKNKNALGIISVNWLSDNSDSVTINFLNKIKVVAIGSESGGKPVKPYQGYIADGSYPFTREIYMISRESFAGLGTGFVSFVAGEKGQRIILKSGLVPAIMPVRLIEVKR, encoded by the coding sequence ATGAGAAATATTTTAAAAATAAATTTTGCTTTTTTACTGATGTTTGCAATTATTTTTTTTAGTAATTGCAATAATTCAGAAAATAAAATTTCCGAAACTCCCACAAGCGGCGATATTAAAGCAAGTATTGAAGAATCTTATAAGCTTCTTTTTGATACCGAAATTTTTACTTTTCAAACATTTTACAAAAATGCAAAAGTAAATGCTGCATATAAACCCGAAGGCGATGCTCTTGATGATTATTTCAAGGATTCAGTGAGATTTATTGTTATTAACCGAAAACTTACAAAAGACGAAGAAAATAAACTTGTAAGCAAAAGTATTATTCCACGTACAACCAAAATTGCTTATGATGCATTGGCATTTATAGTTAATAAAAATAATGACGATTCTGCTTTTGCTTACGAACAGGTAAAAGAAATTTTTGAAGGAAAAATTTCAAAATGGCAGCAGATAAATAAAAAATCTAAACTATCCGACATGGTAGTAGTTTTTGATAATAATAAATCGTGCAATCCCAGATACATTAAGGAAAAATTCGAATTAAAAAATAATTTCCCTTCATATTGTTTTGCAGTAAATTCTAATCAGGAAGTAATAAATTACGTTGAAAAAAATAAAAATGCACTCGGAATAATAAGTGTAAACTGGCTCAGCGATAATAGCGATTCGGTTACTATTAATTTTTTAAATAAAATAAAAGTAGTTGCTATAGGAAGTGAAAGCGGAGGCAAGCCCGTGAAACCTTATCAGGGTTATATTGCTGATGGCTCTTATCCTTTTACAAGGGAAATATATATGATAAGCCGCGAATCTTTTGCTGGACTTGGTACGGGTTTTGTATCTTTTGTTGCAGGAGAGAAAGGACAAAGAATTATTCTTAAATCAGGACTTGTTCCGGCAATTATGCCTGTTCGGCTTATTGAAGTGAAAAGATAA
- a CDS encoding VanZ family protein: protein MFSKYSLPSLIWALIIFVFSAIPGNDISAFDFLKNISADKIVHFGLYCVFNFLLIFGFKRQYTSNRLRYKSYSYSFIIAVIYGGMLEIFQKYFFTGRTCDIMDFMANVAGCLSGIFIYWAISKNQLFYLKKIF from the coding sequence ATGTTTAGTAAATATAGTTTGCCTTCATTAATCTGGGCTTTAATAATATTTGTTTTCAGCGCCATTCCAGGTAATGATATTTCTGCATTTGATTTCTTGAAAAATATTTCTGCCGACAAAATAGTTCATTTCGGTTTATACTGTGTTTTTAATTTTTTATTAATTTTCGGTTTTAAAAGACAATATACATCCAACCGTTTACGTTATAAATCATATTCATACTCATTTATTATAGCTGTTATTTATGGAGGAATGCTCGAAATTTTTCAAAAATATTTTTTTACAGGCAGAACATGTGATATAATGGATTTCATGGCAAATGTTGCAGGTTGCTTGTCGGGAATTTTTATTTATTGGGCTATTTCAAAAAACCAATTATTTTATTTGAAAAAAATATTTTAG